A genomic region of Arachis stenosperma cultivar V10309 chromosome 9, arast.V10309.gnm1.PFL2, whole genome shotgun sequence contains the following coding sequences:
- the LOC130948716 gene encoding beta-galactosidase 1-like, translated as MMGMKKLKQVWNVALILVVLACSLVGEGEASVSYDHKAITINGQRRILLSGSIHYPRSTPEMWPDLIQKAKEGGLDVIQTYVFWNGHEPSPGKYYFEGNYDLVKFIRLVQQAGLYVHLRIGPYVCAEWNFGGFPVWLKYIPGISFRTDNGPFKYQMQRFTTKIVDMMKAERLFESQGGPIILSQIENEYGPMEYELGAQGKAYTDWAAHMALGLRTGVPWVMCKQDDAPDPVINTCNGFYCDYFSPNKAYKPKMWTEAWTGWYTEFGGPVPHRPAEDLAFSVARFIQKGGSFVNYYMYHGGTNFGRTAGGPFIATSYDYDAPLDEYGLPRHPKWGHLRDLHRAIKLSEPALVSADPVVQRLGNYEEAHVFKSKSGACSAFLANYNPRSYATVSFGKLHYNLPPWSISILPDCKHTVYNTARVGAQSAQMKMTRVPIHGGLSWKAFNDETTSTDDSSFTVTGLLEQLNVTRDLSDYLWYSTDVVINSNEWFLRNGKDPVLTAMSAGHAMHVFVNGQLSGTAYGSLEFPKLTFSQGVKLRAGVNKISILSVAVGLPNVGPHFERWNAGVLGPITLSGLNEGKRDLTWQKWSYKVGLKGEALSLHSLTGSSSVEWMQGFFVSRRQPLTWYKTTFDAPAGSAPLALDMASMGKGQIWINGQSLGRYWPAYKASGSCGSCDYAGTYNEKKCLSNCGEPSQRWYHVPHSWLKPAGNLLVVFEEMGGDPNGIFLVRRDIDSVCADIYEWQPNLVSYQMESSGKVSKPVRPKAHLSCGPGQKISSIKFASFGTPVGSCGNYREGSCHAHKSYDAFQKSCIGQNSCAVTVAPELFGGDPCPNVMKKLSVEAICT; from the exons ATGATGGGGATGAAGAAGCTCAAACAAGTGTGGAATGTGGCATTAATTTTGGTGGTGTTGGCATGTTCATTGGTTGGTGAAGGTGAAGCTTCAGTGTCCTATGACCATAAAGCTATCACCATCAATGGACAAAGAAGGATACTTCTCTCTGGCTCCATTCATTACCCAAGAAGCACTCCTGAG ATGTGGCCAGATCTTATACAGAAGGCCAAGGAAGGAGGTTTGGATGTTATTCAAACTTATGTGTTCTGGAATGGACATGAGCCTTCACCTGGCAAA TATTATTTTGAGGGGAATTATGATTTGGTGAAGTTCATAAGGCTGGTTCAGCAAGCAGGCCTTTATGTTCACCTCAGAATTGGTCCTTATGTCTGTGCTGAGTGGAATTTCGG CGGTTTCCCTGTTTGGCTTAAGTACATACCAGGCATTAGCTTCAGAACAGACAATGGGCCATTTAAG TAtcaaatgcaaagatttaccaCTAAGATTGTGGATATGATGAAAGCAGAAAGGTTATTTGAGTCTCAGGGTGGTCCAATAATTTTATCACAG ATTGAAAATGAATATGGACCTATGGAGTATGAACTTGGTGCTCAAGGTAAAGCATACACTGATTGGGCAGCACATATGGCTTTAGGACTTAGAACTGGTGTTCCATGGGTCATGTGCAAGCAAGATGATGCTCCTGACCCAGTT ATTAACACTTGCAATGGCTTCTATTGTGATTACTTCTCTCCAAATAAAGCTTACAAACCAAAGATGTGGACAGAAGCTTGGACTGGATG GTATACTGAGTTTGGAGGTCCAGTTCCTCACAGACCTGCTGAGGATTTGGCATTTTCTGTTGCAAGGTTCATACAGAAAGGAGGATCATTTGTCAATTATTACATG TATCATGGAGGTACAAATTTCGGTCGAACTGCTGGTGGTCCCTTCATTGCTACAAGCTATGATTATGATGCGCCTCTCGATGAATACG GATTGCCTCGGCACCCGAAATGGGGTCATCTGAGAGATTTACACAGGGCAATTAAACTCTCTGAACCTGCTTTAGTGTCTGCAGATCCTGTTGTACAAAGGCTTGGAAACTATGAAGAG GCTCATGTCTTCAAATCAAAGTCTGGAGCATGTTCTGCTTTTCTTGCAAACTATAATCCACGATCCTATGCAACGGTGTCATTTGGAAAATTGCATTACAACTTGCCTCCTTGGTCTATAAGCATTCTTCCTGATTGCAAGCACACTGTTTATAACACTGCAAGG GTTGGTGCGCAAAGCGCGCAAATGAAGATGACTCGAGTTCCTATTCATGGAGGACTCTCTTGGAAAGCATTTAATGATGAGACGACCTCTACCGATGATAGTTCCTTCACAGTGACTGGTCTATTGGAGCAGTTAAATGTAACAAGGGACTTATCTGACTACTTGTGGTACTCTACAGA TGTTGTGATAAACTCCAACGAATGGTTTTTAAGGAATGGAAAGGATCCTGTTCTTACAGCAATGTCTGCTGGACATGCTATGCATGTTTTTGTCAATGGTCAGCTATCAG GAACTGCATATGGAAGCTTAGAATTCCCCAAACTAACATTTAGCCAGGGTGTGAAGCTCAGAGCCGGTGTTAACAAAATCTCCATTCTTAGTGTTGCAGTTGGTCTCCCG AATGTTGGTCCACATTTTGAAAGATGGAATGCTGGTGTTCTTGGTCCAATTACATTAAGTGGTCTCAATGAAGGGAAGAGGGACTTAACATGGCAGAAGTGGTCTTACAAG GTTGGTCTTAAAGGTGAAGCATTGAGTCTTCATTCACTTACTGGAAGTTCCTCAGTTGAGTGGATGCAGGGTTTCTTCGTGTCGCGAAGGCAGCCCTTGACTTGGTACAAA ACCACTTTTGATGCTCCGGCAGGGAGCGCGCCGTTGGCTTTAGACATGGCAAGCATGGGCAAAGGACAAATCTGGATAAACGGACAGAGTCTTGGCCGGTACTGGCCTGCTTACAAAGCATCCGGTTCGTGTGGATCCTGTGACTATGCTGGTACTTATAATGAGAAGAAATGTTTAAGTAACTGCGGCGAGCCTTCTCAAAGATG GTATCATGTTCCTCATTCTTGGCTGAAACCAGCTGGGAATTTATTGGTTGTGTTTGAGGAAATGGGTGGAGACCCCAATGGAATATTTTTGGTTAGAAGGGATATAGATAGTGTGTGTGCTGATATTTATGAGTGGCAGCCAAATCTTGTAAGTTATCAGATGGAATCTTCTGGAAAAGTTAGCAAACCTGTGAGGCCAAAAGCACATTTGTCCTGTGGTCCCggacagaagatctcatccatCAAATTCGCTAGCTTCGGCACTCCGGTTGGCTCGTG